The stretch of DNA TGCGAGGGCCGGTGTTCGGCAAGCGGGAGTGAAGGACACTGTGTTCTAGCTAGGACTACGGTACACAGCATGCGGgataagtagctagctagcacaccaGCAGACAGTGTATTTCACCCCTGCCCTGTTGGGCACTGCTTTCCAGCAGTTCTGTTAACGACGGCAAGGGTAGGTGTTTGGCAGGTGGGAGTGAAGGACACTGTGTTAGCTAGGAGGACTAACTAAACGGTTATATTATAGCTGTGATTTGCTCTGTGGTGTTCCCATTTCCCCTGCCCTACAAGATGAATACAACTTGCTCTCCTTTATATGCCTATCATGAGTTTTGACTATGGCGCACAGTATCATAAAGAAATTGAAGCTTGAGGTCATTATGGATTCCCTGTGTAACTCTTTGCCATTTTAATGGTGTCACAATATTGCATGACTCCTCTCCGTTCTGCTTGCAACAAAGAGGTGTGGCCGAATACTTATTGTGTTTTCAGCCCTGTGGGGGAGTCATTGTGTCTTCACTGGGCTGTGTAATATGAGTCGTGTTTGTTTAGTGACGTAGCTGTGTACCATTCACCTCCCACTCCAagaacgctgtgtgtgtgtgtgtgtgttgtgtgaacAGTACTGTTTGCCTAACAATTTAGAGTCAGGTGATAAGCACATCCAACAATTCACACTCTTTTCATGTTCCCATCTCGGAGTCTTTTTCCAAGTAAGGTTGTTTTCTCTCGAATAACTTGCCAAGAGTGCATTTAGCGAGACATTTGTACAAAGGTTTTTGCAATCATGCAAAATTGCGAAACCAGTAATGGTGCAATATGACATGTTTTTTCAACACTAGGCTATATTGCATCTGAGATAGCATAGCTGTATTAGAGAGATTCCGTTGTTCCATATGAACAAATTAGTTAGGCAACAATAGCCAATAGTCCACACTGGTCCAACAGTCAGCTGGTTTCTATTGCCACGCTTCTGAGTATTGGGTCCACCCTCCTCTTTGCTTGTGTGATCATAATGGTTCCTGGTTAAACTGGCTGTAATTAGAGACCTTTActtaatgtaatgtaaaataaaACATTAATGTGGAAGAGAGAACATTGTTGTCCAAAATTAGGTTACTCAATTTTGCTCCAACTAGCCTAAAGCGGCCTCAGTCTGAACATATTCTCTAGCCTCTTTCACTCTTtctggagtttgcaaaacaaaagAAACCAGGTAGGCATAGTTAAAGTGATGTCTTTATCTTGGCTTCCAGTAGGCTTAGAGAAGCTTCTGCCGTGTTGCTTCCTATATGGTTCCTTCAGATGAGTAAACACTAAAAAGGACCAGGTtagggggctaggagttttcGGACCAGCTGTACAAGCAGGAGCTGGTTCAGGAGTTGGAGCTGGTTACCGAGTTGACTTTTTCAGGAGTTGACCCTAGTTTAATCCACTCCActttctcgctctgtttctccccaGGACCCAGGCGGAGATGGGCCACACGTGCCGGGGCACCATCAACCTGGCCACGGCCAACATCGCAGTGGAGGACTCGTGCAACTTTGTCATCTCCAACGGCGGGGCACAGACCTACCACCTGAAGGCCAGCTCTGAGGTGGAGCGGCAGCGCTGGATCACCGCCCTGGAGCTGGCCAAGGCCAAGGCTGTCCGCAATCAGGCCGAGTctggtgagggagggagaagagggaaaaTGAGGCGGGAGAGGAAGGGATTTGTCTGTGTAGAACAGTCTTGAATGGGTACAGAGAGAGGGTAAGGGAAGGAGGGTTGAGGGGGGTGTCTGAGTGgagtgtatactgtatgtgtttctTCATGttcctttgagagagagagaacatgttttATTTCTCAAGAATTACAGTTTACTGTATAACCCCCAATTAGTGAGGGGGTGGGGCTATCATTCTGAcagaatgtattttttttcttcatatacAATGGAcacctcattccagggtttttctttattttgactgttttctacattgtagataacacatggaatcatgtagtaaccaaaaaaaagtgttaaagaaatcaaaatatatttgagattcttctcttcttctccagATGACTCTGGTGATGAGTGTCCCACGTCACCCCCTACCTTGGGACAGGGCGGAGGGGCACGTAACTCTAACTCAGAGGTACAGTCCACACTACGCACGCTGGGCAGCAAGGTGGAAGACCTGAGCACCTGCAACGACCTCATCGCCAAGCACGGCTCCGCCCTCCAAAGGTCAGGGGTCAACCCATCAGTCTCACACAAACCTTACAATAAACAACTGGTTGATTCCCCCATGTATAGACACCGATAGTAATAGAACAAGATAACTTTTCCCACATCCATAGAACACATCAATGGATGCAAAAAGCTATTGCTCGGTTCTATCCTTACAAGCACATAGTAACTGGTTGACCAGGTAAGGTCTAAGATTTTATGGACCAGATATTTGTCTTGGTTGCAGAGTAGTCTGAGTGAATAAACAAATTACATGTACTACATACAGAAGAGATGGGCTGAGGGGGATGGGTTGAAGGGACTGGCTGACTCTCCTTGGCTGTGCCCCTGTCCTAGGTCCCTGTCAGAGCTGGAGGGGGTGCGTCTGGGAGGCGACACGGATGGCAAGATCCGGCAGGTGACGGAGAGAGCCACGTTGTTCCGCATCACCTCCAACGCTATGATCAACGTACGTGTTATTGTTTTTACAGTGTGCAAAGGCAACTGGTTTACGTTGAATTGTACATGGAATACAGTGAAGGTCTAATAGTGCAGTCTAGCTGAAGCCCACAGTACGAGCCATCTGTTTTTTGAGTGTTACACAAACCTTTACAGGGCTTTGGTGTTGTATGAATGTTTTTAAAGCGTTTCTTTGAGATTTCCCTGACATTCCTCTGTTTCCCTAACATTTCTCTCCCCAGGCATGCAGAGACTTCCTAGCGCTGGCCCAGGCCCACAGTAAACGGTGGCAGAAAGCCTTGCATTCGGAGCGGGACCAGAGGATAAGGCTGGAGGAAACATTGGAGCAGCTAGCCAAGCAGCACAACCACCTGGAGAGGGCCTTCAGAGGGGCCACCGTATTGCCCCTCTCCCAGAGCAACCCTGCCCTGAACAGCAAGAGTACGGCATCACCTCTGACCCCGAACAAACTGTTACCTTAACTCTTTGACCCCTGCCCTTTAACCCCCCCTAACTCCAAACTGACTGTTAGCCTGCTAGTTAAGTCAACCAGTGAATCTACAACACACTATCATTCATAATATTTCATTTTCTCCCTCAGTTTCGGGCTCAGCAAAGGGAGACGCAAGTGACGAGGATGATGAAAACGAGTTCTTTGACGCTATGGAGGACCCGGCGGGGTTCATCACTGTACCGGCTGACCCCAAGTATCATAGGTCAGCACGCCTCTACCTCTTTTGTTTTTTCTTTtaactctccatctgtctctccctgtttctcgctctttccttctctctctcaacctcctcaTTTTTATCCATACAAATGGCATGGCATTTTATGAGCAATAAACTGAGAATTTAGAAGGAAAATTGTAATTGGTCAAATGCACTTCTTTCTTTCTATatatctctgtttctttctccacTCAGAAGGTCAGGAAGTAACATCAGTGGTCTCAGCGCTGAGACTGGAATCGATGACCAATCGGTGAGTCTGTcactgttttgatattttaaataTTTGTTTAATTACTTGCTTTGCAGTACATAGGATGTCCCTTGAAATAAAACGTGTATGTGTTCTGCCCTCTTTTGGCCAACCACAGCTTTGTGACGAGCAGTCGTTGGGGTCCAATCCGGAGTCGCCCCAGTCCCTGGAGGTGGAGCCGGTGAGGAAGAGGCGGACCAAAATCCCAGACAAGCCCAACTATTCGCTGAACCTCTGGAGCATCATGAAGAACTGCATCGGCAAAGAGCTCTCCAAGATCCCCATGCCTGTAAGAAaaacgcgcgtgtgtgtgtgactatagACTATTGCAGCACACCCTAACTGTTGCTTTCAGCTCTGTGCATTGTATTGAACAAGGGCAGAAGGGAGGGAACAACTTTCTGGAATGAAATGGATCTACAGGTAAGTGCCAAAATACAGTAAACACTgtacttgagtaaatgagggatagagtatattgaaagcaggtgcttccacacaggatGGTTCCTGAGTatattaagcaattaacatcccatcatgcttagggtcatgtataaaaatggccAGTTTCCCAAATATTTTGGTTACCACGGCTAGAAGAAGtctgtgactttgaaagaggggtctcaaaggagcatagggggttttaaagtgtgtgtgtctgacaccaGATCTCTACCCAAATGAACATTTATGCGAAATTCTGGAGAGGTGCCTGAGAGCATTTTTCACCAAATCACCAAATTGTGGAacaatggtgtcgcatccctccaatagagtccCAGACACTTTgtcagtgtttcctttattttggcagttacacgCATTTTTCCTTAAACCCTTTCCCATTTCTAAGTTTCCTTTCTTCCTCgcccccttttctccccatttTATCTCAGGTGAACTTCAACGAGCCGATCTCCATGCTGCAGCGTCTGTCCGAGGACTTGGAGTACTACGAGCTCCTGGACAAGGCGGCTAAATGCCagagctctctggagcagctgTGTTACGTGGCTGCCTTCACCGTATCGTCCTACTCCACTACGGTCCACCGTACAGGCAAACCCTTCAACCCCCTACTGGGGGAGACCTACGAACTGGACCGGCTGAGGGAGAGCGGCTACCGCTCATTGTGTGAACAGGTAAAGGTGGGGGGGGATGACTTTTTGGGATAGAGGGGAATTGGAAAAACAGAAGGGGGCTTGGCTACAGGTTCAAATGGGTGAGGGGCTAAGCgcgggagggggcagagagagtaggagagaagaTGATTTGCATCTACAGTGGCAATGTTTTTATAACCAATACACATTCAATTAACCACAAGTTGACATCACAACAATCTGATCATATCAATCCGGTTTATTACAAGTTGCAACTAGGAGACCCCTCCAGAACAAACGCAGAGAAGGCCCTTAAATATTAATCCCACAGCatcaaatgttctgtaaacactagCCCGAGAGGCTTGCAAGGAAGTCCCagcaacagctgctacagtgACACAGATACATTATCTCTGTCCTCGAATCGAGCCTGACGTCAAACATGAACCATAACATTTGATACCGGCAGTTTTAACAGGTCAAAGGTAGAACAACAGTACTTGGTTACAACAGATAATTATAGACTAACAAGTGACGACTACTTCATTAGATATGTTACTTAAACGTACATGGTTAGCTCCTGTTTCCCTTCCCCAAGGGAATGCATCTGTCTGCGTCTCCCTGCACATACAGTCATGTTTATTACATATCAGTCCATATCAACAGTAAATCAAATACAGGAAAATTATTTCCCATTACAATTCCCACAGTACATTTACAGaaagggtagtgggtagtggtaCCTCTATAAACTGTCAGGAGTTCCAGCGCTGTCCATCACCTGTGGTGCTGAAACGTTCCCTTCTGCTGCATCACGTTCTAATAGTCCGccacataatacccataaaaccacGGAAATGGTTCCAGTGGTTTTTCagccattcatttttcacattgtgaattttacgtaatttttttaattaactgtgtaggcttaccttggcgtgacgttttgatagccGTGAgttttttatcaatatatttgcctcAATTGACTCCCCAAATGCTATGCTTGTTATTGGTATAGTTACCGTGTCTGAGAGATTTGcgtggttatcaaaacgtcatgccaggGGAAGCCTACACGACCCTACACGGCCTACACAACCCTTATAATAAGTATTTCTAAAATCCCAGATTGAAAAATGAATGGTTGAAAAAAAAATTACGATTGGAACCACCATTTCTGGgttttatgactcatactgtggtactcaatTCTCTGGGGGATTACTGAGGGAAAACAACCCCTAGTGGCAGATGTGGGAAACAACAGCTCTCTTTACTCCCACGTGTATGAAACTAATTTAGATAAATTGTTTAAATATGTTGTTTTAGCCCAGCACAACCATATCTGACTCAAGAAATTGGCTAATCATCAAGCCATTGATTAGTGGATTTAGGTGTTTTAGTGCACAGTTAAAAAGAAACATGGTACTCTGTGGCTCCCCAGGACTGGGTTTGCAAAACACTGTGCTAAGTGACTCAATTGTAATATAGCCCTACCCAATCCTCCTTCATCCAGGTGAGTCACCACCCACCTGCAGCTGCTCATCATGCCATCTCAGAGAGAGGCTGGACCCTCCGACAGGAGATCTCCCTCGCCAGCAAGTTCAGGGGAAAATACCTCTCCATCATGCCTCTGGGTAAGGCGGTGTGTGAGGACTGATAAGCTGCCAGCCAATGTCTCCATCACGCAAATGTTTTGTTTGTATAGTTAGAATTTTTCACGTTTGCTGTGGTGTAAACCTCTTCCACAGGTTCTATCCAATGCGTGTTTGAGAAGAGCAACAATCACTACTCGTGGAAGAAAGTCACTACCACAGTACACAACATCATTGTGGGCAAATTGTGGATCGACCAGGTAAGAAATTTTTCACACATGATGGCTCTTTCTGTTATAGTGACATTATCACGCCATAATTTTTGGCATCGACGCACGTACTATGGACGTTAGGAGATTTTAGACTAATTCCAagcattaaaaaaaacaagattTATTTAGGTGAACGACACATTTTTAAAGAATTCCATTCTCGCTCTTTCTGGTTTTCTCAGTCGGGAGAGATAGACGTGGTGAACCACCGGACCGGTGACTGCTGCCATCTCAAGTTCGCCCCGTACAGCTACTTCTCCAGAGACGTGGCCAGGAAGGTGACTGGTGTGGTGACCGACAAGGAGGGTAAGGCCCACTATGTGCTGTCAGGGACGTGGGATGAGAAGATGGAGTTCTCCAGGGTGATGCAGAGCAATAAGGGAGAGAACGGCACCGAGGGCAAACAGAAGACCGTCTACCAGACGCTCAAAGCCAAGGAGCTCTGGAGGAAGAACCCACTACCGTGAGTAGAGTGTGGGGGGAGTTTGCTGATGATGTGCTGCAAATGAATAAGACATTTGGTGTGTCAAAGAACATGGCTTTttcagtcatctcacctctgtTGTTTGGCATCGCTCTTTCTATTGCTCTGTCCCTTCCATTtcctcctccattctctctctcctctcgtttcccatcctctctcttcctcccatctGCAGGGAGGGAGCAGAGACCATGTACTACTTCTCGTCGCTGGCGCTGACGCTCAACGAGTCCGAGGAGGGCGTGGCGCCCACCGACAGCCGGCGACGGCCCGACCAGCAGCTGATGGAGGCGGGCCGGTGGGACGAGGCCAACGCCGAGAAGCAACGGCTGGAGGAGAAGCAGAGGAGCGTCCGccgcgagagggagagggaggcccaGCGCGCAGCCAACCTGCCCGAGGAGGGGGCAGAAGGGTTGGAGGTAGCGGAGGATGgtaagaaagagggagggggtgagggaaGGAGGTGCAAGAAGGGCTACATCCcaattatctctccttcctcccagtGTTCACTTGTTGACTTTCCTATACTTatttgaaaggaaatgactggtatAAGAAACAAGGTGGAGACACCCACTAACCCATGCCTCACCAATCCAATATTTGAAGTGGTAAACAAGTGCAtacttcaaatcaaactttatttgtcacgtgcgccgaatacaacaagtgtagaccttaccgtgaaatgcttacttacaagtccttaaccaacggtgcagttcaagaagagttaagaaaatatttaccaaatagactaaagtaaaaaataataataaaaagtaacacaataacgaggctatatacaggggttaccggtaccgagtcagtgtgcaggggtactggtTGGTTGAGGTAATTTTTACATGTAgctaggggtgaagtgactatgcatagatgataaacagcgagtagcagcagtgtactaaagggaggggggggtcaatgtaaatagtccggtggccattttatgaattgttcagctgtcttatggcttgggggtagaagttgttgaggagccttttggtcctagacttggcgctccggtaccactgaGGATATTATTGGGACATGCCCAAGATGGGAGCAAGATCCAATTCTTGTGCTTGTGAGTAAGGAAGTACTCACCATTAAGTTGAATGAGAAATCTGGTCTCTGGCTTCCTATTGTGgccagagagaggacacagagatGGAGGCAGGTTTGAGGAAAGACAGTGAGTGTCGTCCCAGAGCTGTCTGTGTTCATAGTCTACCTGTCTGTGTTCAtagt from Salvelinus fontinalis isolate EN_2023a chromosome 5, ASM2944872v1, whole genome shotgun sequence encodes:
- the LOC129855828 gene encoding oxysterol-binding protein 1-like isoform X1 produces the protein MSEPKAPTPTPAGDTYKGWLFKWTNYIKGYQRRWFVLSNGLLSYYRTQAEMGHTCRGTINLATANIAVEDSCNFVISNGGAQTYHLKASSEVERQRWITALELAKAKAVRNQAESDDSGDECPTSPPTLGQGGGARNSNSEVQSTLRTLGSKVEDLSTCNDLIAKHGSALQRSLSELEGVRLGGDTDGKIRQVTERATLFRITSNAMINACRDFLALAQAHSKRWQKALHSERDQRIRLEETLEQLAKQHNHLERAFRGATVLPLSQSNPALNSKISGSAKGDASDEDDENEFFDAMEDPAGFITVPADPKYHRRSGSNISGLSAETGIDDQSLCDEQSLGSNPESPQSLEVEPVRKRRTKIPDKPNYSLNLWSIMKNCIGKELSKIPMPVNFNEPISMLQRLSEDLEYYELLDKAAKCQSSLEQLCYVAAFTVSSYSTTVHRTGKPFNPLLGETYELDRLRESGYRSLCEQVSHHPPAAAHHAISERGWTLRQEISLASKFRGKYLSIMPLGSIQCVFEKSNNHYSWKKVTTTVHNIIVGKLWIDQSGEIDVVNHRTGDCCHLKFAPYSYFSRDVARKVTGVVTDKEGKAHYVLSGTWDEKMEFSRVMQSNKGENGTEGKQKTVYQTLKAKELWRKNPLPEGAETMYYFSSLALTLNESEEGVAPTDSRRRPDQQLMEAGRWDEANAEKQRLEEKQRSVRREREREAQRAANLPEEGAEGLEVAEDAVIEDSFITDSPLKSVHQDNYEAMWFERTEDVVTGESMHVYKGGYWEAKDHGNWDICPDIY
- the LOC129855828 gene encoding oxysterol-binding protein 1-like isoform X5, which produces MSEPKAPTPTPAGDTYKGWLFKWTNYIKGYQRRWFVLSNGLLSYYRTQAEMGHTCRGTINLATANIAVEDSCNFVISNGGAQTYHLKASSEVERQRWITALELAKAKAVRNQAESDDSGDECPTSPPTLGQGGGARNSNSEVQSTLRTLGSKVEDLSTCNDLIAKHGSALQRSLSELEGVRLGGDTDGKIRQVTERATLFRITSNAMINACRDFLALAQAHSKRWQKALHSERDQRIRLEETLEQLAKQHNHLERAFRGATVLPLSQSNPALNSKISGSAKGDASDEDDENEFFDAMEDPAGFITVPADPKYHRRSGSNISGLSAETGIDDQSLCDEQSLGSNPESPQSLEVEPVRKRRTKIPDKPNYSLNLWSIMKNCIGKELSKIPMPVNFNEPISMLQRLSEDLEYYELLDKAAKCQSSLEQLCYVAAFTVSSYSTTVHRTGKPFNPLLGETYELDRLRESGYRSLCEQVSHHPPAAAHHAISERGWTLRQEISLASKFRGKYLSIMPLGSIQCVFEKSNNHYSWKKVTTTVHNIIVGKLWIDQSGEIDVVNHRTGDCCHLKFAPYSYFSRDVARKVTGVVTDKEGKAHYVLSGTWDEKMEFSRVMQSNKGENGTEGKQKTVYQTLKAKELWRKNPLPEGAETMYYFSSLALTLNESEEGVAPTDSRRRPDQQLMEAGRWDEANAEKQRLEEKQRSVRREREREAQRAANLPEEGAEGLEVAEDAVIEDSFITDSPLKTDPDDSPPHTPTPRGPPLSEYQMDDMEGHYGAAVKSVHQDNYEAMWFERTEDVVTGESMHVYKGGYWEAKDHGNWDICPDIY
- the LOC129855828 gene encoding oxysterol-binding protein 1-like isoform X3, producing the protein MSEPKAPTPTPAGDTYKGWLFKWTNYIKGYQRRWFVLSNGLLSYYRTQAEMGHTCRGTINLATANIAVEDSCNFVISNGGAQTYHLKASSEVERQRWITALELAKAKAVRNQAESDDSGDECPTSPPTLGQGGGARNSNSEVQSTLRTLGSKVEDLSTCNDLIAKHGSALQRSLSELEGVRLGGDTDGKIRQVTERATLFRITSNAMINACRDFLALAQAHSKRWQKALHSERDQRIRLEETLEQLAKQHNHLERAFRGATVLPLSQSNPALNSKISGSAKGDASDEDDENEFFDAMEDPAGFITVPADPKYHRRSGSNISGLSAETGIDDQSLCDEQSLGSNPESPQSLEVEPVRKRRTKIPDKPNYSLNLWSIMKNCIGKELSKIPMPVNFNEPISMLQRLSEDLEYYELLDKAAKCQSSLEQLCYVAAFTVSSYSTTVHRTGKPFNPLLGETYELDRLRESGYRSLCEQVSHHPPAAAHHAISERGWTLRQEISLASKFRGKYLSIMPLGSIQCVFEKSNNHYSWKKVTTTVHNIIVGKLWIDQSGEIDVVNHRTGDCCHLKFAPYSYFSRDVARKVTGVVTDKEGKAHYVLSGTWDEKMEFSRVMQSNKGENGTEGKQKTVYQTLKAKELWRKNPLPEGAETMYYFSSLALTLNESEEGVAPTDSRRRPDQQLMEAGRWDEANAEKQRLEEKQRSVRREREREAQRAANLPEEGAEGLEVAEDADPDDSPPHTPSVHQDNYEAMWFERTEDVVTGESMHVYKGGYWEAKDHGNWDICPDIY
- the LOC129855828 gene encoding oxysterol-binding protein 1-like isoform X4, whose protein sequence is MSEPKAPTPTPAGDTYKGWLFKWTNYIKGYQRRWFVLSNGLLSYYRTQAEMGHTCRGTINLATANIAVEDSCNFVISNGGAQTYHLKASSEVERQRWITALELAKAKAVRNQAESDDSGDECPTSPPTLGQGGGARNSNSEVQSTLRTLGSKVEDLSTCNDLIAKHGSALQRSLSELEGVRLGGDTDGKIRQVTERATLFRITSNAMINACRDFLALAQAHSKRWQKALHSERDQRIRLEETLEQLAKQHNHLERAFRGATVLPLSQSNPALNSKISGSAKGDASDEDDENEFFDAMEDPAGFITVPADPKYHRRSGSNISGLSAETGIDDQSLCDEQSLGSNPESPQSLEVEPVRKRRTKIPDKPNYSLNLWSIMKNCIGKELSKIPMPVNFNEPISMLQRLSEDLEYYELLDKAAKCQSSLEQLCYVAAFTVSSYSTTVHRTGKPFNPLLGETYELDRLRESGYRSLCEQVSHHPPAAAHHAISERGWTLRQEISLASKFRGKYLSIMPLGSIQCVFEKSNNHYSWKKVTTTVHNIIVGKLWIDQSGEIDVVNHRTGDCCHLKFAPYSYFSRDVARKVTGVVTDKEGKAHYVLSGTWDEKMEFSRVMQSNKGENGTEGKQKTVYQTLKAKELWRKNPLPEGAETMYYFSSLALTLNESEEGVAPTDSRRRPDQQLMEAGRWDEANAEKQRLEEKQRSVRREREREAQRAANLPEEGAEGLEVAEDGVHQDNYEAMWFERTEDVVTGESMHVYKGGYWEAKDHGNWDICPDIY
- the LOC129855828 gene encoding oxysterol-binding protein 1-like isoform X2, translating into MSEPKAPTPTPAGDTYKGWLFKWTNYIKGYQRRWFVLSNGLLSYYRTQAEMGHTCRGTINLATANIAVEDSCNFVISNGGAQTYHLKASSEVERQRWITALELAKAKAVRNQAESDDSGDECPTSPPTLGQGGGARNSNSEVQSTLRTLGSKVEDLSTCNDLIAKHGSALQRSLSELEGVRLGGDTDGKIRQVTERATLFRITSNAMINACRDFLALAQAHSKRWQKALHSERDQRIRLEETLEQLAKQHNHLERAFRGATVLPLSQSNPALNSKISGSAKGDASDEDDENEFFDAMEDPAGFITVPADPKYHRSGSNISGLSAETGIDDQSLCDEQSLGSNPESPQSLEVEPVRKRRTKIPDKPNYSLNLWSIMKNCIGKELSKIPMPVNFNEPISMLQRLSEDLEYYELLDKAAKCQSSLEQLCYVAAFTVSSYSTTVHRTGKPFNPLLGETYELDRLRESGYRSLCEQVSHHPPAAAHHAISERGWTLRQEISLASKFRGKYLSIMPLGSIQCVFEKSNNHYSWKKVTTTVHNIIVGKLWIDQSGEIDVVNHRTGDCCHLKFAPYSYFSRDVARKVTGVVTDKEGKAHYVLSGTWDEKMEFSRVMQSNKGENGTEGKQKTVYQTLKAKELWRKNPLPEGAETMYYFSSLALTLNESEEGVAPTDSRRRPDQQLMEAGRWDEANAEKQRLEEKQRSVRREREREAQRAANLPEEGAEGLEVAEDAVIEDSFITDSPLKSVHQDNYEAMWFERTEDVVTGESMHVYKGGYWEAKDHGNWDICPDIY